One segment of Ureibacillus thermophilus DNA contains the following:
- a CDS encoding nucleoside deaminase, which yields MEKKLMSQAVEMALQSAQSKNGGPFGAIIVKDGKIVGVGKNSVTTKNDPTAHAEIMAIRDACKNLNTFQLDHCEIYTSCEPCPMCLGAIYWARIEKIYYAATQHDAAQIGFDDHFIYEELAKDKSQRFIEMKQVQPEGYLKPFEYWERADEKIPY from the coding sequence ATGGAAAAAAAGTTGATGAGCCAAGCGGTGGAAATGGCTTTACAAAGCGCACAATCGAAAAATGGAGGACCCTTTGGAGCCATTATTGTGAAAGATGGAAAAATCGTAGGGGTTGGAAAAAATTCTGTAACAACGAAGAATGACCCGACTGCCCATGCGGAAATTATGGCGATTCGCGATGCTTGTAAAAATTTAAATACATTCCAATTAGATCATTGCGAGATTTACACTTCCTGTGAACCATGCCCTATGTGTTTAGGCGCGATTTATTGGGCAAGAATTGAAAAAATTTATTATGCAGCGACCCAACACGATGCAGCTCAAATTGGATTCGATGATCATTTCATATATGAAGAATTAGCAAAAGATAAATCCCAACGTTTTATCGAAATGAAACAAGTTCAACCAGAAGGCTATTTAAAACCCTTTGAATATTGGGAACGAGCAGATGAAAAAATTCCATATTAA
- a CDS encoding amidase, translating into MNEIYRNEKVEMAPLKEGRLSGYTFAVKDVFAVEGEKNSAGNPDWLVTHEANTFTAPVIEHLLLNGATLKGLTHTDELMYSLNGENIHYGTPPNLLHPDHIPGGSSSGSASAAAERDFTLGTDTGGSVRVPSSYCGLYGIRPTHNAISMKGVIPLAPSFDTVGWMSKSSRILKEVGDVLLHDEIIEFTNITIDLQGWNFLQPEDRHYLEAAINKLEVETKEITGPLEEWATLFRTIQGIEIWKVHGEWIRSVKPTFAPSIEKRFQWASTLDAGMYDELKLKQLAIQEYLQKQIGEKGLLVIPTTPSIAPKKKATSEEVEDVRTKTMQLTCIAGLSGFPQVTVPIMRADGLALGLSFIATRGRDRALLHFVDQYFGS; encoded by the coding sequence ATGAACGAGATTTATAGGAATGAAAAAGTGGAAATGGCCCCTTTAAAAGAAGGGCGATTGTCAGGATATACCTTTGCGGTGAAGGATGTATTTGCCGTGGAAGGAGAAAAAAACAGCGCAGGAAATCCAGATTGGCTGGTTACTCATGAGGCGAATACATTCACGGCGCCGGTAATCGAGCACCTGCTCTTGAATGGAGCAACTTTAAAAGGGCTGACCCATACAGATGAGCTGATGTATAGCTTAAATGGTGAAAACATTCATTATGGCACGCCGCCAAATCTGCTTCATCCGGACCATATTCCAGGGGGATCATCGAGCGGTTCTGCCAGTGCGGCGGCGGAGAGGGATTTTACCCTTGGCACAGATACTGGCGGTTCTGTTCGTGTACCGTCCAGCTACTGTGGTCTATATGGCATCCGACCAACCCATAATGCTATTTCGATGAAAGGTGTCATACCCCTTGCCCCAAGTTTTGATACGGTCGGCTGGATGTCCAAATCGAGCCGCATATTGAAAGAAGTGGGAGATGTTTTGTTGCATGATGAAATCATTGAGTTTACAAACATCACCATTGATCTGCAAGGTTGGAATTTTTTGCAGCCAGAGGACCGGCATTATTTAGAGGCGGCAATAAACAAATTAGAGGTTGAAACTAAGGAAATAACAGGGCCATTGGAAGAGTGGGCGACCTTATTTCGAACAATACAAGGAATTGAAATTTGGAAAGTCCATGGGGAATGGATTCGTTCTGTAAAACCAACTTTTGCACCGTCCATAGAAAAACGTTTTCAATGGGCAAGTACACTGGATGCAGGTATGTATGATGAGTTGAAGTTAAAGCAATTGGCTATTCAAGAGTATTTGCAAAAACAAATAGGAGAGAAGGGCTTGCTTGTCATTCCAACAACTCCTTCCATAGCTCCTAAGAAAAAGGCAACATCTGAAGAAGTGGAAGACGTTCGTACCAAAACGATGCAGCTTACCTGCATTGCAGGGTTGAGCGGTTTTCCGCAAGTGACCGTTCCTATTATGCGGGCAGATGGATTAGCGCTAGGATTATCCTTTATCGCGACAAGGGGACGGGACCGTGCTTTGCTTCATTTTGTAGATCAATATTTTGGAAGCTAG
- the ggt gene encoding gamma-glutamyltransferase, whose amino-acid sequence MQYRATTMGVNGMVTTPHYLASQAALKVLHNGGNAVEATIAAASVLAVVYPHMNSIGGDNFWLIYNAKTKEVKALNSSGRAGEKATIDFYKQQGFDKIPARGALSANTVPGAVAGWGEVHLYAEKEMGNGLTWQELLEPAIGYARDGYPVTESQHYWTTVNLEEDAEFRGLHRFDEFARIFLHNGKVPKVGSIFKQPDLADTLVYIAENGAKSFYEGEIAEKIVKDLERLGGILTIDDFKAHKSDWVEPLSVDYRGYKAYNLPPNTQGFASLSILNILNHLNLQEIEEGSPEYYHILVEAVKLAFMDRDQYLTDPEFVEIPLDDLLSPEHGKELANQLKQNLQARKLQPLDAKGDTVWFGVVDREGNAVSCIQSIYHEFGSAIIPRGTGVVLQNRGSFFSLDENHVNCLAPRKRTLHTLNPAMLLKNGRPVLVYGTMGGEGQPQTQAMLVTRIIDYGMNVQEAIEAPRFLYGRTWGASSNTLKLEGRIPPTVQSKLREWGHEIEVLPDFTDTMGHAGAIWIDQETNVKFGGADPRGDGAAIGY is encoded by the coding sequence ATGCAGTATCGTGCAACAACAATGGGGGTTAATGGTATGGTGACAACCCCTCATTATTTAGCTTCACAAGCAGCATTAAAAGTTTTACATAATGGGGGAAATGCAGTCGAAGCAACGATTGCGGCCGCTTCGGTTCTTGCCGTCGTCTATCCGCATATGAACAGCATTGGCGGGGATAATTTTTGGTTGATTTATAATGCGAAAACTAAGGAAGTCAAAGCATTAAACAGCAGCGGCCGTGCCGGGGAAAAGGCGACCATTGATTTTTATAAACAACAAGGTTTCGATAAAATTCCAGCCCGTGGAGCCCTTTCTGCCAATACCGTTCCAGGAGCGGTAGCCGGGTGGGGAGAAGTGCACCTGTATGCGGAAAAGGAAATGGGTAATGGATTGACTTGGCAAGAGTTGCTGGAGCCGGCGATTGGTTATGCGAGGGACGGCTATCCCGTTACAGAAAGCCAACATTATTGGACAACTGTGAATTTAGAAGAAGATGCAGAGTTTCGTGGTTTACATCGTTTTGATGAGTTTGCCCGCATCTTTTTGCACAACGGAAAAGTCCCGAAAGTCGGTTCCATTTTCAAACAGCCGGATTTAGCGGATACGTTGGTCTATATTGCTGAAAATGGAGCAAAAAGTTTTTATGAAGGCGAGATTGCCGAAAAAATCGTGAAAGATTTGGAACGGTTGGGAGGCATCTTAACAATCGATGATTTTAAAGCTCATAAAAGCGACTGGGTCGAACCGCTTTCCGTTGATTACCGCGGATATAAGGCGTATAATTTGCCGCCGAATACCCAAGGATTTGCGAGCCTGTCCATTTTAAATATATTAAACCATCTAAATCTTCAAGAAATTGAAGAAGGTTCGCCGGAATATTATCACATCTTAGTGGAAGCGGTGAAACTTGCCTTTATGGATCGGGACCAATATTTAACAGACCCGGAATTTGTCGAAATTCCTCTCGATGATTTATTAAGCCCGGAACATGGCAAAGAGCTGGCGAATCAATTAAAACAAAACCTTCAGGCAAGAAAGTTGCAGCCCCTTGATGCAAAGGGCGATACGGTATGGTTTGGCGTTGTGGATAGAGAAGGGAATGCGGTTTCCTGCATACAAAGCATTTATCATGAATTTGGCTCAGCCATTATTCCTCGGGGCACTGGCGTGGTTTTACAAAATCGGGGCAGCTTTTTCTCATTGGATGAAAATCATGTCAATTGTTTAGCGCCGAGAAAACGTACATTGCATACGTTGAATCCTGCCATGCTCTTAAAAAATGGCCGTCCCGTTCTTGTATACGGAACGATGGGTGGGGAAGGGCAGCCGCAAACACAGGCGATGCTTGTAACCCGCATTATTGATTATGGAATGAACGTGCAGGAAGCTATTGAAGCCCCTCGTTTTCTATACGGTCGCACATGGGGAGCCTCATCAAATACATTAAAACTGGAAGGACGCATTCCTCCAACGGTTCAATCTAAGCTTCGAGAGTGGGGACATGAAATTGAGGTACTTCCAGACTTCACAGATACGATGGGGCATGCCGGGGCAATTTGGATTGACCAAGAAACAAATGTAAAATTTGGCGGTGCTGATCCTCGTGGAGATGGGGCTGCAATCGGTTATTAA
- a CDS encoding chromate transporter: MWKRQKEIFIAFFRSGILGFGGGPSSIPLMHKEVVETFEFMNDEEFSDCLAIGNTLPGPIATKMAGYIGYRVGGMLGLLNALIATILPTAVVLILFLTVLHEYSDLPFIQGMTNGVVPIVGVMMFVLTWEFIKKGKNALGWKKGMLIFLASFAGIWLFHINPGIIIALLLGLALLLPLKKGDEA, from the coding sequence ATGTGGAAAAGGCAAAAGGAAATTTTTATTGCATTTTTTCGTTCTGGAATATTAGGGTTTGGCGGCGGTCCATCTTCCATTCCACTTATGCATAAAGAAGTAGTGGAAACCTTTGAATTTATGAACGATGAAGAATTCAGCGACTGTTTGGCCATAGGAAATACGCTGCCTGGTCCAATTGCTACTAAAATGGCCGGCTATATCGGCTATCGGGTCGGAGGGATGTTAGGATTGCTGAATGCATTAATTGCCACCATCCTTCCTACAGCGGTCGTTCTGATTTTATTTTTAACGGTGCTTCATGAATATAGTGATTTGCCCTTTATTCAAGGCATGACAAATGGCGTTGTACCAATTGTGGGGGTTATGATGTTTGTTTTAACATGGGAATTTATAAAAAAGGGGAAAAATGCCCTCGGATGGAAAAAAGGGATGTTGATTTTTTTAGCTTCATTTGCGGGGATTTGGCTGTTCCATATCAATCCGGGCATAATCATTGCCCTACTGCTTGGTCTAGCCCTGTTATTACCGTTGAAAAAGGGGGATGAAGCATGA
- a CDS encoding chromate transporter yields MIYIQIFLAFFIPNIIGYGGGPAAIPLIEHEVVDRYRWMTTEEFSDALALGNALPGPIATKMAAYIGYEQGGVLGAIIALFATVGPSLILMLLLLGLLYRNRNSPRVKRLSTFVLPAIAILMAELTFDFFQTSVELINWLPTIFIAFIAYFALEKWKVHPAVVIGIGLVAGGLFLS; encoded by the coding sequence ATGATTTATATACAAATATTTTTGGCCTTTTTCATCCCCAATATTATCGGTTATGGGGGCGGACCAGCAGCGATTCCACTGATTGAACATGAAGTAGTGGATCGCTATCGCTGGATGACGACAGAAGAGTTTTCGGATGCATTGGCTCTTGGCAATGCGCTTCCTGGCCCCATCGCAACAAAAATGGCGGCCTATATCGGATATGAGCAGGGAGGCGTTTTAGGAGCAATCATTGCGCTGTTTGCAACAGTAGGCCCTTCCTTAATTTTAATGCTCTTATTGCTTGGACTTTTGTATCGAAATCGCAATTCGCCGCGTGTCAAACGTTTGTCGACTTTTGTTTTGCCTGCCATTGCCATTTTAATGGCGGAATTGACATTTGATTTCTTTCAAACTTCCGTTGAGTTGATTAACTGGCTGCCAACTATTTTCATTGCTTTTATTGCCTATTTTGCTTTGGAAAAATGGAAGGTGCATCCGGCTGTAGTGATTGGAATCGGACTTGTTGCGGGAGGATTGTTTTTAAGTTAA
- a CDS encoding NAD(P)-binding domain-containing protein has product MSLLQLNKQVLSDLSSISLSKKEWVKPKLTKEGHVYDVVIVGGGQSGLGTAFGLMRERITNFLVIDENPEGFEGPWITYARMYTLRTPKELPSIDLGVPSLTFKSWYIAKNGAEAWEKLDKIPRTDWMEYLKWYRNVLKIPVKNEVKLDLIEPTDEGYHKLHVIEKGEQKVILARKVVLATGIQGGGEWHVPAFIKELPKHLYAHTSEQIDFQQLKGKRIGILGGGASAFDNANYALLHGAKAAHVFIRRKQMQRINPIRHLEHSGIIERFHTLSDIEKYAVISHFFKYNQPPTNDTFQRAASFPGFALFTDSPWLSVEPTINGVKVVTPHDEYEYDFLIISTGLISDPSLRPELRLIHKSIATWGDVIKAPDEIRNPLVDRHPYLTPEFEFVPLDKDGQNRVRGIFAFNYSALVSCGLSASALSGIRFAIPKLVKGIADELFVEDKAFILKEFYEYQEEEFIADLPSSSTPVA; this is encoded by the coding sequence ATGAGTTTACTACAGCTAAATAAACAAGTACTGTCCGATTTATCCTCCATTTCACTCAGCAAAAAAGAATGGGTAAAGCCAAAATTGACTAAGGAAGGGCATGTTTACGATGTGGTCATTGTGGGCGGGGGTCAAAGCGGGTTAGGAACTGCTTTCGGTTTAATGCGGGAGCGGATTACGAATTTCCTTGTCATCGATGAAAATCCGGAAGGCTTTGAAGGCCCTTGGATTACTTACGCCCGCATGTATACACTCCGCACCCCAAAAGAACTTCCTTCCATTGACTTAGGAGTGCCCTCTCTAACGTTCAAATCATGGTATATCGCAAAAAATGGTGCCGAAGCTTGGGAGAAGCTTGATAAAATTCCCCGCACCGATTGGATGGAGTATTTAAAATGGTATAGAAACGTGCTGAAGATTCCCGTAAAAAATGAAGTGAAACTGGACCTTATTGAACCGACTGATGAAGGATACCATAAACTCCATGTTATCGAAAAAGGTGAACAAAAGGTTATACTCGCAAGAAAAGTGGTATTGGCCACAGGCATACAAGGCGGTGGAGAATGGCATGTGCCAGCATTTATCAAAGAATTGCCAAAACATTTATATGCCCACACGTCTGAACAAATCGATTTTCAGCAGTTGAAAGGAAAACGGATTGGAATTTTAGGCGGCGGTGCGTCAGCCTTTGACAATGCCAACTATGCTCTATTGCATGGGGCGAAAGCAGCGCATGTGTTTATTCGCCGCAAACAAATGCAAAGAATCAATCCGATTCGCCACCTGGAACATTCAGGCATCATCGAACGCTTCCATACATTATCCGATATTGAAAAATACGCTGTCATCTCCCATTTCTTTAAATACAATCAACCTCCGACGAATGATACTTTCCAGCGTGCGGCAAGCTTCCCTGGTTTTGCACTCTTTACAGATTCCCCATGGCTTTCCGTTGAACCGACAATAAATGGCGTTAAAGTCGTAACCCCTCACGATGAATACGAATACGATTTTTTAATTATTAGCACCGGTCTTATTTCAGATCCAAGTTTACGCCCTGAACTGCGCCTGATTCACAAGTCAATTGCCACATGGGGAGATGTCATCAAGGCCCCTGATGAAATCCGCAATCCATTAGTCGACCGCCATCCTTATTTAACTCCAGAATTCGAATTTGTCCCTTTGGATAAAGATGGCCAAAACCGAGTGCGCGGCATTTTCGCCTTCAACTATTCGGCATTAGTGAGCTGCGGCCTTTCTGCTTCCGCTTTATCCGGCATCCGTTTTGCCATTCCAAAACTAGTGAAAGGCATTGCAGATGAATTGTTTGTAGAAGACAAAGCATTTATTTTAAAAGAATTCTATGAATATCAAGAGGAAGAATTTATAGCAGATTTACCATCCTCCTCCACTCCCGTTGCCTAG
- the uraH gene encoding hydroxyisourate hydrolase, with the protein MPSLSTHVLDLVHGKPAQNVKIELYCRTEEKEWKLVKTVTTNADGRTDEKLIAEDDWQPTTYQLVFYIADYFQSLQTPLANPPFLTTVPVQFTMEECGGHYHVPLLVSPWGYQVYRGS; encoded by the coding sequence ATGCCTTCACTTTCTACCCATGTATTGGATTTAGTTCATGGTAAACCTGCGCAAAATGTAAAAATTGAGCTTTATTGCAGAACGGAAGAAAAAGAATGGAAGCTTGTCAAAACCGTCACAACCAATGCGGACGGGCGCACCGATGAAAAACTGATCGCAGAGGATGATTGGCAGCCTACTACTTATCAACTAGTCTTTTATATTGCCGACTATTTTCAATCTTTGCAGACTCCCCTTGCTAATCCCCCTTTCCTAACTACTGTTCCAGTGCAATTTACGATGGAAGAATGCGGCGGCCATTACCACGTCCCACTGCTCGTTTCTCCATGGGGTTATCAAGTTTACCGCGGCAGTTAG
- the uraD gene encoding 2-oxo-4-hydroxy-4-carboxy-5-ureidoimidazoline decarboxylase yields the protein MATLQDINQFTEEQFVEVFGGIFEDSPWIAEKAAQLRPFPSMESAFEAMRNIVEKASEEEKEKLILKHPELASRISMSNYSQKEQASAGLHSLTSEEFETMTKLNKQYKEKFQFPFIIFVAGLDKQSIMKAMESRLQNNKTVEFHTALNEIYKIARNRFNQIAASD from the coding sequence ATGGCCACATTACAAGACATTAATCAATTCACGGAAGAACAATTTGTAGAAGTATTTGGTGGAATCTTTGAAGATTCTCCATGGATTGCGGAAAAAGCGGCTCAATTAAGGCCTTTTCCATCCATGGAGAGCGCTTTTGAAGCAATGCGCAATATTGTGGAAAAGGCTAGTGAAGAAGAAAAAGAGAAGTTAATTTTAAAACATCCAGAGCTTGCTAGCCGCATCTCCATGAGCAATTATTCCCAAAAGGAGCAAGCTTCTGCCGGCCTTCATTCGCTCACTTCTGAAGAATTCGAAACGATGACGAAACTAAACAAACAATATAAAGAAAAATTCCAGTTTCCTTTTATCATTTTCGTTGCGGGTCTTGATAAACAGTCTATTATGAAAGCTATGGAATCGAGGCTTCAAAACAACAAAACTGTCGAATTCCACACAGCCCTAAATGAAATCTATAAAATTGCACGGAACCGTTTTAACCAGATTGCTGCATCAGATTAA
- a CDS encoding PucR family transcriptional regulator — MDIAQLLNQKELQPIKIVAGKRAKHRQIRTITMMDAPDIIPYLNPDQFIITTAYHLKNNLAYFKELIIEMAKKECAGIGIKKNRFLYEFPKDILELADELEVPFIELPEHLSLGEINLIVTQFILHSEAALLTYAMNAHRQFTDIIFKGQGINQLVKHLSSLIKREVYLINSYLRPYHSSQQYIQALASIQKMMEHHFEIPIFSTSSWHFSLLDNRSTYSFFPININSGKHFLLIEGMVEPNDTQLRLLIEQAINVLSFAILQEKALQQQKRKIRNQQFSDLLEIPQITNDTIKSKAEELHIPLLQAYVCIVGRLRHIGNLHPYQMQQLLDQIHSFCEESLQSPWIHMHIFTVKNDLVFLYELQYPEMDFKLFITELFKELSMSIKQYFHQTISFGASNMIPNFFDIHRAMKEAQSAVHFISPQSPLISFYTIKEIDELLQMIPENDLRNYQQMIFKPLLALPMEEQQILFETLYEYLENHCQISETAKKLFVHRNTVIYRLEKCSALLQKDLKDPEVTIQLRLALRIRNHLILEQ, encoded by the coding sequence ATGGACATTGCCCAATTATTAAATCAAAAAGAATTACAGCCTATTAAGATTGTTGCCGGCAAAAGGGCGAAACATCGACAAATCCGCACCATCACCATGATGGATGCTCCAGATATAATCCCATATTTAAATCCAGACCAATTTATCATTACGACTGCCTACCATTTAAAAAATAACTTAGCTTATTTTAAAGAATTGATTATCGAAATGGCGAAAAAGGAATGTGCGGGTATCGGCATTAAAAAAAATCGGTTTCTTTACGAATTTCCGAAAGATATTTTGGAACTGGCAGATGAGCTGGAAGTGCCTTTTATTGAATTGCCGGAACATTTATCCCTCGGTGAGATTAACTTGATTGTCACTCAGTTTATTTTGCATAGCGAGGCTGCCTTATTGACCTATGCAATGAATGCCCATCGCCAATTTACGGATATTATTTTTAAAGGGCAAGGAATCAACCAGTTAGTGAAACATTTGTCCTCCCTCATCAAACGGGAAGTCTACTTAATCAATTCGTATTTGCGCCCCTACCACTCATCTCAACAATACATTCAAGCCTTAGCATCCATCCAAAAAATGATGGAGCACCATTTCGAAATCCCGATTTTTTCAACTTCTTCTTGGCACTTTTCATTGCTAGACAATCGGAGTACCTACTCTTTTTTCCCCATCAACATTAATTCTGGAAAGCATTTTTTATTGATTGAAGGCATGGTTGAACCAAACGATACACAGCTGCGTTTATTAATTGAACAGGCTATTAATGTACTGTCTTTTGCCATCTTGCAGGAAAAAGCCTTGCAGCAGCAAAAGCGAAAAATCCGCAATCAGCAATTTTCAGACTTGCTGGAGATTCCGCAAATCACCAATGATACGATTAAAAGCAAAGCGGAAGAACTTCATATTCCGTTACTTCAGGCGTATGTCTGCATCGTTGGGCGGCTAAGACATATCGGCAACTTGCATCCTTATCAAATGCAGCAATTGCTGGACCAAATTCATAGTTTTTGCGAGGAATCGCTGCAAAGCCCTTGGATTCATATGCACATTTTTACAGTGAAAAACGACCTTGTCTTTTTATATGAACTGCAATATCCCGAAATGGATTTTAAATTATTCATCACTGAGTTATTTAAAGAACTTTCCATGTCCATTAAGCAATATTTCCACCAAACAATATCATTTGGAGCCAGCAATATGATTCCAAACTTTTTCGACATCCACCGGGCTATGAAAGAAGCCCAAAGTGCCGTACATTTTATCAGCCCTCAATCCCCGCTTATATCCTTCTATACCATTAAAGAAATAGACGAGCTGCTTCAAATGATTCCAGAAAATGATTTAAGGAACTACCAACAAATGATTTTTAAACCATTGCTTGCTTTGCCGATGGAAGAACAGCAAATCTTATTTGAAACGTTGTATGAGTATTTAGAAAATCATTGCCAAATTTCTGAGACAGCGAAAAAGCTTTTTGTCCATCGCAATACGGTGATTTACCGGTTGGAAAAATGTAGCGCACTTCTCCAAAAAGATTTGAAAGATCCGGAAGTAACCATCCAACTTCGCCTAGCTTTGCGCATCCGCAATCATCTCATTTTAGAGCAATAG
- a CDS encoding pyridoxal-phosphate-dependent aminotransferase family protein, with protein MKMKPLQVPKRTIMTPGPVEVDPRVLQAMSTPILGQFDPCFTDIMNEVMEMLRELFQTKNHWAFPIDGSSRSGIEALLCSVIEPGDKVLIPIFGRFGHLLVEICERYGADVYTMECPWGEVFDQQKIIAKVKEVKPKIVAIVHGETSTGCMQPLNELGPACRELDVLLIVDVVASIGGANVMVDEWCLDGVIGGTQKCLSVPSGMAPITYNDRIEKIILSRKKVEAGIATAEDIALGNKKNRIHSNYFDLAMLQDYWSPRRLNHHTEATSMLYALREGLRLVLEEGLYERFGRHQYHEKALIAGLKAMGLEIFGDEHHKLPTVTCVKIPLGIDGDWVRQMMLEQFGVEIASSFGPLHGKIWRIGTMGYSCRKENILSVLSALEACLIRAGATIHRGEGLQAALDYYEAPIAAKENANV; from the coding sequence ATGAAAATGAAACCTTTGCAAGTCCCAAAACGCACTATTATGACGCCTGGGCCGGTGGAGGTGGACCCTCGTGTTTTGCAGGCAATGAGCACCCCTATTTTAGGGCAATTTGATCCTTGTTTTACAGATATTATGAATGAAGTGATGGAAATGCTGAGGGAATTGTTCCAAACGAAAAATCATTGGGCATTCCCCATTGATGGTTCTTCCCGTTCCGGCATTGAAGCCTTGCTTTGCAGCGTCATAGAACCAGGGGATAAAGTGCTTATTCCCATTTTTGGACGGTTCGGCCATTTGCTTGTTGAAATTTGTGAACGTTACGGAGCCGATGTATATACGATGGAATGTCCATGGGGCGAAGTGTTTGACCAGCAGAAAATCATTGCCAAAGTAAAGGAAGTAAAGCCGAAAATCGTTGCCATTGTACATGGCGAAACCTCTACAGGATGTATGCAGCCGCTCAATGAACTGGGGCCTGCATGCCGCGAATTAGATGTACTATTAATTGTCGATGTGGTGGCATCCATTGGAGGGGCCAATGTAATGGTGGATGAATGGTGTTTAGATGGAGTGATTGGCGGCACGCAAAAATGTTTATCTGTTCCATCGGGCATGGCACCGATTACTTATAATGACCGCATCGAAAAAATTATTTTATCCCGAAAAAAAGTCGAAGCGGGCATTGCAACGGCAGAGGATATAGCATTGGGAAACAAGAAGAACCGTATCCATAGCAACTACTTCGATTTGGCCATGCTGCAAGATTATTGGAGTCCGAGAAGATTAAACCATCATACGGAAGCAACATCGATGCTTTACGCACTGAGGGAAGGGCTTCGACTTGTATTAGAAGAGGGTTTATATGAACGATTCGGCCGCCACCAATACCACGAAAAGGCGCTTATAGCAGGGTTGAAAGCGATGGGGCTTGAAATATTTGGCGATGAACATCATAAACTTCCGACGGTCACTTGCGTCAAAATACCTCTTGGAATCGATGGAGATTGGGTGCGGCAAATGATGCTTGAGCAGTTTGGCGTTGAAATCGCTTCTTCTTTCGGGCCTTTACATGGTAAAATTTGGCGTATCGGAACGATGGGTTACAGCTGCCGAAAAGAAAATATATTATCCGTATTATCTGCACTGGAAGCTTGTCTAATACGTGCGGGGGCAACTATACATCGGGGTGAAGGATTGCAGGCAGCCCTTGATTATTATGAAGCCCCGATTGCGGCAAAGGAGAATGCCAATGTTTGA